Genomic DNA from Sardina pilchardus chromosome 4, fSarPil1.1, whole genome shotgun sequence:
GCAATATTCAACTTCATGTCATTCCATTAAGCTGGGGGAGAAACACTAAACTGCTAGTACAAAGAGAAGAGTTGTAGATTGTCATATCAGGGCATCCTGATCTTAATTCACTTTAGGTAGGTTAACAGGTGCAGAATGGACGTTCATTTGATACTTAAATCcgttaaataatgaataaacaATACAATGTTCAGCCTTGTTGTAACTTGAGATTAAGAAGGTTAATTGTATTAATAATTCATCCACTAAAATAAATGAACAGCTGATCTTTTCAGCTTCTTAGTACAATAGTGTCAGGAGATATGTCAGACTCATTGTGAGGAGACATGTAAGACTCAGTTGGCCTCATGTGTCGCATTGTTTATAATATTGTTCAGTGCAAAACTTCATTGTTTTATTAAGTAACTTTTTACTTACCTTGATTCCATTCTGAACAGCTTAAGTTCCTCCTCccatatacagacagacagatggacacacaaacacacatgcatgattgATGCAAGGTGCAACTGACAGTTGTTTTGTTGATTAATCTGTTGATCATTTTCTCAGTTAATTGATAAGATAACTTTAGTCGATATCACATCAGAAAATAGTTTGCTTACTCCATAAGTGTACTATTTTATTAGCTATGTGTTGGAGTGGACAATTGTTTAATGGAAAACTAGTGCTTGTTTTACAACTACCTCAGTTATTATGATGTTCAAATTGTAACTGCAAGTTAAACTTGGTCTTCCAAATTTCTTAACTTATTTTCATCATCACAATAGTAACATATTACGTGTATGATGAGTTGAAATGTCAtgataaaaatgaaaacatgaaGCTGTTAAGCCAAGTCATCGATAACATGCAGTAATTTGACATAATCACATATTTTGACATGTggacgtacagtatgtggacaaAGTCAAGTGCTGATGGTGAAACAACCCAAAAAACTGACTCAAACCGATCAATCGATTACCAAAATACTTGGCGATTAAACTAACTGTTGACAACTAATCGAAAGCAGCCCTATGCTGTAATGACTTACACTGATGCTGACAGAGTTTcacattatatttatttatttattccataAAATAAAGGGAATGGATTTGAGGTCAGGCAAAATGGCTTCATTTGTCACACAGATCAGGCAAGGTCTATCACCAGTTTCCACCAACAGGTACAACAACtgaaggtcaatatcttctaaAACTGGCTATGTACAAATCACCACAAATAAAGGATTATCATAAAGACTATTGCTTGATTAGAATCTGtaggaaaaaaacatttgacttTTACAGACAAGAAATAGCAGCATAAATCAGCATGAAAGAGGTTTTCTACCAAACCGGGTTTGTGTCTGTCCAGTACAACTTTGTAACAGTTTGGAAAATGTCCAAAATGAACTTAACAATCTGGTTACTGTAAacccacagagagaggcggggaggagagaagcggagggtagagaggagaggacacagcAGGGGACCAACGCGGCACCTACTGGTACTGCTGGCTGTCTTCACCAGCAGCAGTAGTAACAGAGCCTGCCAATCAAGGATCGGACTCAGCCACACCAAGTGCTGCAACTCATCAGAACACTGATCTGAGTACAGAGACCTCATCATCTCTTGTTTTAACATCGACACAATTATGCAGGGACATTCGAGTTAAATGCAAGGGATTCCAAACAAACAGCTTTAAATGCGCTCCATTCAATGGATAGCGTATAGACTCGTGCATACATTGCATGCCAGAAAACTGTTTTTACAGTTGTACAAAAACCACAGCAAAAGAAGTAGTGCAAAATTCAAAGTGGATACTGCATAGTGGGTAAGACTGAACCTATGTAAATGATTATCAAATGGGATGAATGTCTTCACATAACATTAATTACTTGGCTCAATCACAAGTTCATAAAAAAGTGGCAAGTGCAGCCTTTTACTCTTCAACTGTTCCTTGAAATGCATCACATGGCATTGATCACACATTTACTAAGTTTGGATGAATCTGGATAACTATTCTTGTGCATCAGGAGACCAATGGGGTTCATTTGGGAACAATACAACATTGTGTGACATACTAGGTTAAAATGAGTATAGGATTTCCACTAATCTAATCCAACAATTGAGCGCATGCCATTCATGTTAAGGCATTGAGGAACCGCCAGGCTGGGGTGTGTCTGATCATCCAAAGAGGTTTGACACAGGTCTGGTTTTCACTGGGCTCTTCAGGGACCCCTCTCCTTCATCTGTTTCTCTGAATGACGTGCTGTGCACGATCTGGGTCTTGAAGCGGCTTCTGTTCAGCTTGATCCTGCCTATGGAGGATTTCCTGTAGAGAGATCTGGGCTTCGCTGCGGCCGCGTTCTCGCCCTGTGCATCGTCGGGGTGATTGAGCAGCCTGAGCGGGTTCAAGTTGGACGGAACTTTGGGCAGCCTCCAGCGGCCCGCGCCACTCTCTGCGTTCTCCACGTCCGAGTCACCGGACACCCCGATAATGTCTTTGACGTGTCCTGCCACGCCGCTGCTGAGGTACTGGGAGGCTTTTTTGCCACTGTAATCTCTCACCTCAACATCGGCATCAAAGGCACCCACAAGCAACTTCATCGCTTCGACGTGACTGTGCATGGCTGCAAGGTGCAGGGGAGTGTACCCCGCACTGGAGCGTGCGTTAATATTGACTGGAATGTCATGCTCTTTTGCGAAACTGACCAGCTTGGCAAGGAGCTCTTGTTTGCCTTGCTTTGCTGCCCAGTGCAGACAAGTGAATCCTGTCACAAAGTCTCTCTTTGTAACCAGATTTGGATCACAGGCCAGGAGCTGTTGAAGGCTCTCCCACTGTCCATCAGATGCACACATCATCCACTCATGTTCCAGAGGGTCAAGCATCACTGCCGTGCAATCCTCATCTGTTGAGGAAAGCAGGGAGGCTGTGTCCCCCTCACTTCTTATTGACTCCCTATTCCTCGCCACAAGGTTACTTTGTGAGTTTCTGTGAACAAGGGTGCGCCGGACTTGGGGTGAGCTGCTCATCATCAGTTCAATAAAGTTCTTTCTGCTGCTTTTTGGGGTGTTACTATCACCGGTATTCATCAAATCAAACACACTCTCGTTCATCCCATCTTCTGAAAGCGCAAGCAAACTACGTTGAGAGCCTCTTGAGGTCCGACGGCGATTAACTACGGAAACTGTCGGTCCTTTGATAACAGCAGGTTCACCATCAATTTCGTTAGCGGTGTCAGGGTTAGGGGATGACTGAACTTCACGAATGGCAGCTGTCTCCTCAGTTGTTCCATTTTCCAATTCAGTGACAGTTAGTTCAAATACAGAGGCAGGTCTTACATTTGCAGTCATAtctaatttcacattttctgaTGTTGTGGAGTCGTGCGTAATTAAACGTTTACCTTCATTTAAAGGGATGTGTGACATGTCCTCTGTTTTTTCGTCTTCTGCACCCGACACTTTATCACTTGTTTCAAAATGAATGTCAGATAGTTTTTGCTCAGCAACGTCGTTGACAGTCGAGCTCAAACGACCCTCGTTTTCCGTAGAGGACAGACCTAAAGCCATATTCAAATTCGACGTTCTATTCTGTACACAAATTTCAGAGAGTTCCCCCAATGGCGAGGGTTCATTACCGTTGTCCAGGTCATGTATAGCCCCATTGATGTGACTGCTTTCATTCCGCTTGGATGGACAAATCGCATCAGCAGGGAAACCATTTCCATTGCATTCTCCATCATCTCTCACGACTGTTTGCATCCCCCCATCTCTGTATTTCTTCTTCAAGCAGACGAATTTCTCTCCATTTTCTTGCTTGACAAAAGCGACATTATCCACAAAACGTTTTAATGTCTCCTTGAACGTCGTTTTTGTCGTCGGATCAACGGAAACAATTACTTTGAAGTGGTCAATCAGTTCTCTATTTTTTACTCTCCCTCCTTTTTCAATTAGGTAACGCAAAACAGCCTCTTGGGTGCATTCAGACGCCATGGTTAAGCAGATCAAACGAGACGCAGAGGTCTTTTCACGTATTGTATTCTGCCAGTGGTTGCCATATATTAGCCTAACAGCCTACTTTTCGTTCATGCAAATGACAGCATTCCACCTTCTACGCTCAGAAGTAGGTTATCCATTCAAGGGAGCATGCATGCAAGGCAAATGCGTCAGATAGGGGTCGCAACAGTAACAAAGTCCATCGCATCCTAGCAACTAGCGCCTTGTTGGTGAAACCGTATTTGCATGGCCGTTCATTTTGGATCCCTGTAAGACCTAAAAATGGACCCTTTAATTCGGTACAGAGCCAAAATGGTAACCAAAGCCGTGCACTTGCCTCAGATGTCAGCAGATCTTTAGAAAGGCGGGGTGGTGATGGGGAAAATACCACTGCCCTGCGACAGGGGGACAGTATACATTATTTTCGAATTCTTCATAAGTGTCAACATTGTGTCCACGGCCGTAGCCATACGCACGATTGAGGCCACTGAGTTCTCGACCTCAGTATTTTTTTCTCACGGTGTACAAAAAGTCAGAGATAGGTTGCTTACAAATAatactaggcctacttcagaACAATAAATAGCAGTACAATGTCAAAAAGATAGGCCTGTCTAATCTTATCGCTGGTGTTATCGGTCATTGGTATAATCTACTGTAGTGGAGAGATATTGTATTGGTACTAGAGTACAAGTTACTCTGTCCCTGGACCTGCTGAGCAGAAGCTGGTTTCATTTTCATATTTAAACTCACAGAAcaaaattaaatcaaatcaaatcaaatcaaagcttTTGGGAGGGGAGCAGATTTTGGATTAGGAGGAAACTGAGATAAACAAGAATGAGAAGGAAGTGATGGAGATGAGAAGTGTTAAGTCTATCAAGCTACAGAGAGAAATGATGAACCATTGCCCACTTCATGAAATCAAAttgacagtagcctatatgccaCATTTATAGGCTACTAAATTAGACATAATTTAACCTAATACAACCAATGTAACCTAAAAGTCAAATTAAAGCAGCCACTCAATTGAAttcaatgttttccaaaaattggccattaaagagaccctatgcaactttctgcagaagacgatcgctctttgtttacatctggaagtctgagacgaaaaaccacgcttgcaatttatatatttaaatatagcctatacatgtagaaatatacacgctaaagctgtcggggaagctctgcagagaaaatgcaagcataaaacgagtgaaaacgaACAACggaaccgaaaccagagatgaaatcgccaatcctgcatataatagttcctctttaattcaCAAACAACAAATGTCTCAATGTGAAAGCGTAAGCAATACAGCTATCTTATGGCCAGTATTGAAGGCCTGTAGCTAACTTGGCCACACAAAAAAACTTGCGTCATCAATCATGAAAATATTGAATATTTGCAAGGTGTTGCTAAATGTAACAACTTGAACTTAAACTAGGCTTAGGCCTACTGGTAATGGGCCTGAGAAAGAACAGGCATTTCCAACTGTATCCATGGATTAGCATATACCCCTCTgttgaaaaacaataaacactgGCCTTGCACTTTTAATGTAAGATACAAATGTTCCCACAAATACAGTTTATACTGAACGAGAGCTGATAGTGGTTTGTTATGCATATAACAAACCACTATCAGCTCTCGTTCTATAAACTATATTTGTGGGAACATTTGTATCTTACATTAAAAGTGAAAATCTTATATTTTGTGGCACCACTGAACCAAGACACTTGGACTCAGAATACCCAGTAAGAATAGTTGCTTGTATGTATATAGTTATGTAACTGAATTCAATTTTCCATAATTATGAATGTCAATATTAGAATTTCAGCTGTGCACTTTTTCTACATTACTTTGGTATGTTCCATTTTGAGCCTACAGGACAAACTAAGCGAAGCTTAAATTAGTCCAAGTTCTCCTGGAAGTTGACTAACTAACAGGTAGCAGATAAGCAGCTAGAGCTCTttgtgtttttgagcttttggaGTAATCCAACAGTCTCGGTTTTAAGTGGTAATTGTAATTCTGTACAAAGGAATTCCAGTGGAAAATGTGAGCCCTTGTTCATTTCTGAAAGGGTTTGCTGGTGTGAATCAGCATCCTTGGTCTGTGTGTTTCCAGGTTCACTGACCTCTGCTGCCTTTGAACTGGAGGAGATGAGGCTCTTTTAGGCTACATCACACCCACTGACAACCAGTGCTGCCAGTCAGATACCCAAAGAGCCACATTGTGGACAAGCAGTTTTCATACTTTAGGTTATTCTTTCATACTCATTTCAATAGTAAAGCTGTTGAATCAACCAATAGTTGTCAGTTACTGACATTACAGCTACTAATTGTGTTCAAGGGGCtctaaaacatgttttatttacCAGAGAATAGTGCATGATAGGTTCCAAAGTTGAATTCGCCTCTGACGGCTTTCCATCCTGAAGTTGGATGGGCTACTGTAAAGCTGGAGAATTCTGTTGACGTAATTCCAAGACTGCTGATGTTAATTCTCTACTCTCCCGGCCCCCTGCCTCACTGTTGTGGAGCCAGTTGTGTGAACTGTTGACTTAACCTCGTTTAATGAGACATTCTTTAGATTTCCAAGCTTTTCAAAGCAACATGAAATCCCCTAAATCTGAGGATGAAGCTCAGCAGAAAAATCCTGTGGAGAGTCCACACTGGCACTGTGTAACTCAGGGCTTAAAACAAAGAACATTTCTGAGCCTGAAGGTATCAAACATTTTTGAAGACGGCCTAGTCCTGTTCACCTTATTCTGCGCACTACTTTTGTCTGCTCTGTGTTGGAACTTCCCGCTGAGCGCATCCATTGCGATTGAGATAGCAGAGTTCTATCGAGATAACTGACATTGTATGTTATGGGTCATCCTAAAGTTAGGAGGAATGTTTATTTAGGATTTTGGTGACTTTAGACATTCCTGTAACAGGCTACACCTCTCCTATCTTAAGTTAGGAAAACACTGACTTAGGAGCGACTGTTCTGTAATGACTTTTTAAACATAGCTAGGCTACACTCtttaatgtgttgaaaacaacacaacttgtgtccagatatagggacaacacagtttgtgttgtttccagcacattgcttttgttatttgttacacaatgtgttgaaaatagcacaaGTTGCTTTGAAAACAACACAGTGTGCATGCTCTGTGTTCCGATagagacaacacagtttgtgttgtttccaactcATTCTTGTTAAGAGtgtagttaccatggttaccaAACAGATGAGATAGGATTTGTGAGTAATGAAGTTTCTGTAATGTGGCCCTGCAGTAGGCCTGTGTTTTGGTTTAGCATTTTAGACAGTAATTCAGCTAATGCATTGGGTTTTGGGTACACATAAAGAAAGCAATTAAGAATATATTATGCCAATTAGGCCTATGTAGCCTATTGACATACTGTGCTGTCCGTCTCTTAGGTATAGCCATCTCCATACAATACAGGAGGCCACCGCCGCATACCATTCACAAGGTGAGTAGCCTTGGGTGGCAAAGTACAATCTTGCCATCTGACCTCCTGATGGCATTTTCCATTTCCACCCAAGTTATCCTCTTCAGCGTCTTCTCTTGTGCTATCCCAATGAAGCTAACTAGCCGGAACTAGATTTAACACAAGGTGGAAGAATACACATTTCTAAAATGGGCGTGGAATAAGGTGAATAGTCATATTGACTATTTTCAAATATTTCAATTCAGCCCAcgtctagatagatagatagatagttagatactttattgatccccaaggggaaatgcaAGTCTATATGTGTTTGAAGCTATAGAAAACAAAGTTATAGTCCATATTTGTAGTTTATAGCAAGTGTGCTAAACTGGACATTCGTTTAACACAGTGGGCCTACTCATTTCTGTTGCAGGCCTATCAACGTTCTGCAGGGGATAACCCAGCACAGGTTTGTGTTGCATTTAGTAGGATTTGTTGTGTCTGGAAAACATAATGAATAGTAATACAATGAGTCTACTAGGTAAGACTTAAGCTTTTTAACCCAAGTTTCATGCTTTTATATCTAGCTGATTAGACTATTGACACACTTTTTGCTGGACTGGCAAAACAGACCCTAAACAAACTCCAGCTTATCCAAAACACCACAGCCAGAATACTAACAAGACCACAACGATATCATCACATTAGTTCAGTATtaaaataagataataataaaacaaagaattgattttcaaaattatttttaaatcatgtgTAGCTCCCTCCTGCATTTCTGTCATGCTCATTGCATATACCAGATAAGATCCTCAGGCAAAGGGCTCCGACAATGTACTGTCTTTGTCTAAGCATTCTCACAAGCTTTTAATTAGGCATACGGCTATTTAAGAAATAGCCTATAGTAtttaattgtattattattattattattactattactgctTTTTatcgttttttttattattattcacttGTTATTACTTAGGCTACTTACCTGTTTAATTTcgatatgtttatgtttatctaaTTTATCTTTATTGTTTGGTCATGTCATGTTTGTTGTGTTGATCTCTTTCTTCAGAAGCACATTGGGTCTGTGGTGCCTGTCACATGAAATGTGCTACAGTAAATAAAGTGTACTTACTTACTTCAGCAGCAGTAAGTATTTGATCTTACCCTCACACATGCTGGATCAGCTATAGCCTACAGAGATGAGGGCTGGGAGAAACAAAACTGATGTTTAGTTGTTTTAAGCCTAATTCACTGGGCCTCAAGACATTCCAACAAGCCCTTACAAACTGTTGTCCAGTTATATTGGTGCCCATGGTAGCTGGGTGTTAATGATGAGTCTCCCAATTTCTATTAGAGAAAGAATATTGTCAGTTTAGTTATATCCTTGCTTTGATTATCATATTAATTGTGCAACATTAGTATCCGGAAGAATAAATAGAATACTAATTACAACTCTTCAATTAGAATACCAAACCATTAGGCTACTGAATCAGATGATATCCCACATACAGGAtaccactagatggcgccaATGTATAAATGATGCTTGTATCAAAAACACATGACCTATATTCTAGGTACCTCAAACTCTAACAAGCAGGCTACTTGAATAATTGCCTTAGCTTATTTGGTCCTTCACCCAATGCTACCACCCTATCTTGCAATCAGGCcctaataaaacacacaatctAGATGAAAACACACCAGATTCTGAGACTGGTTGCCAGGGCAActagcacgagagagagagagagagaaagagagaaagagaaagagagagagagagaaagagagagagagagaaggttacCTGATTGTGTAGGAAGCAGGGTAATGATAAATGTCATGGCAGCTTTTGTGAAGTGACGCAAATTTGATCACTAGCTTATTTCTACGCGTTGCTCTCAGGTGAACCctttctgttctgtgtgtttctgtgagagcAGGGGGCACTGGTCCCTCTCTACTCTCAGCATGGGTGTAATAAAGAGATAGCATGCGCAATAACTGGAAAGATAACACGTGATTCTGTTTGCTGCTCACAATTAGTTATTAGTAGGCTATTAACTGGGGTCATATCTTGCTCTGTTTTCTATTCATGTCAGGCAAGGGATTCACCTCCTCTCACTGAAGTTTAATGATGAGAGAAGAAGTGTCTGACTTTCTGTACAGTCTAGCCTGAATCCTTTCCTTTATTCAAGAAAAGCTTCTGTTAATCAACACTATCTCCCATATGACCTTGTCAAAACAAGCCCTGACTTGTGAAAGCTTGTAGCTCTCTGGCTCTGAAAACACATTGCCCTTCACTGAGCAGTCTGCCCTCTCAAGTCATGGGCAGCTGCAAAAAAAGTGTCTTGAGAAGTCTCAGGGATATGCCCTTAAATTTCAATCAATATCCACTGGTGCAGGGTCCTAGGCTATCGGACAGGTACCTGAGACAAATCTCTCACAAATAGAGTCAGACATTTCTGGAGCCTGAGGGAATGGATCATGGTCTGGATGACTTCATGCCTGCTGCTTTCTCCCATGAGGGGGCACAATGCTGAATTGACTTCAGAATGTATTGCTGGTACAATTTCCCCATCATAGAATATCAAAAACAACACGGGCAGTTTACCGACCTGTCCCTGAACACTAGGTGTTACCGCCATCCTGCCAAGAATTTTAAACAAACGAGCAGCGGCACACACCTTTTCTCTTCCAAATAACCTCTCTGCCTGACAGGGACCCTGGAAATAATCACTGGCATTTGCATTTAGATTGTCCGTGGTTGACAGCCTTCTGGAGTGATTCTTCTACACAGCAATGTTTGGCAAAGGAAATTGGTCTGTCATTTATGTGGATTTTCCCCTAAGTCAGAGGATCTGAAATTTCCAATTACAAAACACCAGCGCTCTTGGGCATCTGAATATGATACTTCAAATACGGACAGATGTAGAAACGGCACAAAAGATAGATACAAAACAAcctttgttatgtgtgtgagtgtgacacagCATATGATAAATATGTGACTCAGAAAAGgctcatactgtatgcatggccGTCAGAGGAGGAGTTACTGTAGCCCTTGTGCAGACGTGGCGACAAGATGGCATTTGAGCGCGCTCTGGCACTGGACGTCACTAATGCCGATTAAGAGCGCCTGATGCAGCCGTGGCGGCCCTGAGCCAGTGGTGATGGCCAGACACTGGGGCCGAATGCTGTGAAGCAAAGGTCAGTccggggggaggagaggagaggagatggacttGTGCCAGAATTGAAGTCTGGAGGTGAGCACACCAAAACAACTCCCCTCACCAATGAGAGATGGGTCTCACTAGACACCAGCCAAAGCTGAGGAGCAAACCTGCTGATGCGATGGAATACAATACGCATTGTTGTTTACTTTTTCATCATTGATCGAGTAATAATTAAAACTCAAGAAAAGCAAACGGTTTATTTTAAAACAAAGGCATTTATTGCTTAAATGCACTTGACAtgaaaaaccaaacaaaccacATGTAGTTAATGCAAGACAAAATGTAAATGAATCCAATGCAGGTTACCAAGAGCAGAGGAAATATTCCTCAATATCTCAACTCCTTACCAATGGCCCATAAATATGTATTcacaatatatatttatatatttatacttcTTTTTCAACGTAGCAATGTAAAACTCCTCTTAATAATTATGCATGACTTCCCATGCTTGACAAAAATCCTCTTGAGAAAAAAGACTCTTTTCACTATTCAGTGGTACACAAGTTCCCGTCACAAGGGTCGCACACCTTGCACTGAACCCAGATCCATGAGACTGCTGGAGAACACCAAGATGACACCAAGATGGAGGACAGTTGTAATATCCTGTCTGCCTATCTTAGGCATCAAGAGAATGCTGCATCTCCAACATGGATATGGACTTGTGCTTCTCGCCCAGAGACGACGCCCTCCTTTATTCACATGATTCACAGGGAAAATAAACCTAGATGTTCTTGAAATATTGACATTTCAAAGCAAAACATTAAACAAGGAGAAACACAACCGTACACAGTTGCTTTACAACCATAACACCACTGCACTGTTTCTGTTCACTTAATCCAAAAGGCAATAAGAGGATGGAGATGGGGGACAGCACCACAGATCGAGGAGAAGGCATGAAGAATGGCCTGGGGCTCGGCCTACGCTGTGggctgggggaggaggggaggggggctggctGAGATGGCCAGTCTTTCTTATGAGGACCCATAAATCTCTCTTCACCTTTCTCCACCTGCCTCCACTTCCTGGGgagagtgtgctgtgctgtgctgtgctgtgctgcgctgcgctgtgctggcACTGATAACTCTAATGATGAAGAATGGGTGCGAGAGGGGATCAGTTCCACACGGGAAGCCACCGCCTCTGTCCCAGGAGAAGGGGATCAATCATCACTGCTGATATTTCCTTGAATAGAACGATCTAGAAATGGGTGAGcgaggagggtggtggtggtggtggtggggggggtggggggggtgggtggagcgTTCCTCCCATGTGCTATCTGCTCTCGTGGGCCGAGAGGTTGATGAGAATGGGGATGGTCTTAATCTCTACGCTTTTGATTTTCCAATGGGCCGTAATCTCTGTCAATCCCCCCAGTCGCTGCGTTAAGTGACAAATCCCCCAACAGTTTCCACAATCCACTGTGGGTTGACACCAATCCCAGTGAGATTGCCAATGTGATTACGGAGATTACACTGGGCCTCGATTTTTCCTCCCGCTG
This window encodes:
- the sowahca gene encoding ankyrin repeat domain-containing protein SOWAHC yields the protein MASECTQEAVLRYLIEKGGRVKNRELIDHFKVIVSVDPTTKTTFKETLKRFVDNVAFVKQENGEKFVCLKKKYRDGGMQTVVRDDGECNGNGFPADAICPSKRNESSHINGAIHDLDNGNEPSPLGELSEICVQNRTSNLNMALGLSSTENEGRLSSTVNDVAEQKLSDIHFETSDKVSGAEDEKTEDMSHIPLNEGKRLITHDSTTSENVKLDMTANVRPASVFELTVTELENGTTEETAAIREVQSSPNPDTANEIDGEPAVIKGPTVSVVNRRRTSRGSQRSLLALSEDGMNESVFDLMNTGDSNTPKSSRKNFIELMMSSSPQVRRTLVHRNSQSNLVARNRESIRSEGDTASLLSSTDEDCTAVMLDPLEHEWMMCASDGQWESLQQLLACDPNLVTKRDFVTGFTCLHWAAKQGKQELLAKLVSFAKEHDIPVNINARSSAGYTPLHLAAMHSHVEAMKLLVGAFDADVEVRDYSGKKASQYLSSGVAGHVKDIIGVSGDSDVENAESGAGRWRLPKVPSNLNPLRLLNHPDDAQGENAAAAKPRSLYRKSSIGRIKLNRSRFKTQIVHSTSFRETDEGEGSLKSPVKTRPVSNLFG